The Echeneis naucrates chromosome 23, fEcheNa1.1, whole genome shotgun sequence genome has a segment encoding these proteins:
- the LOC115037193 gene encoding dead end protein 1-like — protein sequence MEKRGSWVLDLERVHALKTWLKENNIKLTQINGQRKYGGPPEGWDGPMPGANCEVFISHIPRDVYEDLLIPLFSSVGPLWEFRLMMNFSGQNRGFAYAKYSSSSVADTAICLLHGYPLAPGVRLSVCHSTEKRHLCIDGLPATTRQGDLFQVLQLLVEGVERVSLMKGPGTGGVSAMVAFLSHHTASMAKKVLVEAFKKHFLLDVWVQWQSAEARPSPDKTLLPGNPTRGPRGTKPPRHVPNSPQLSVPPASSASRPRTPPGFCRAVGGPTGPCSVALPGPPPSLFPLRRGI from the exons GTGCTGGACCTTGAGCGGGTGCACGCTCTGAAAACctggctgaaagaaaacaacataaaactgACTCAAATAAACGGCCAGAGGAAGTACGGAGGCCCACCAGAGG GATGGGATGGCCCCATGCCAGGAGCTAACTGCGAGGTTTTCATCAGCCACATCCCACGAGACGTCTACGAGGACCTGCTGATTCCCTTGTTCAGCTCTGTGGGGCCTCTCTGGGAGTTCAGACTCATGATGAACTTCAGTGGACAAAATAGAGGCTTCGCATACGCCAAATACAGCTCATCAAGTGTAGCTGACACGGCGATCTGTCTGCTGCATGGCTACCCACTGGCGCCTGGCGTCCGCCTCAGTGTCTGCCACAGCACAGAGAAGAGACACCTCTGTATTGATGGGCTGCCAGCCACCACCAGGCAAGGAGACTTATTCCAG GTATTGCAGCTGCTGGTAGAGGGGGTGGAGCGAGTGTCTCTGATGAAGGGGCCCGGTACGGGGGGGGTGTCAGCCATGGTCGCCTTCTTATCCCACCACACTGCTTCTATGGCCAAGAAGGTCCTGGTGGAAG CATTCAAGAAGCATTTTTTGCTGGACGTCTGGGTTCAGTGGCAGTCAGCTGAAGCGAGGCCGAGTCCGGACAAGACGCTGCTTCCAGGAAACCCTACAAGGGGCCCTCGTGGCACGAAGCCGCCGCGCCACGTCCCCAACTCTCCACAGCTGTCAGTCCCGCCCGCTTCCTCGGCCAGCCGTCCGCGGACCCCCCCTGGTTTCTGCAGAGCAGTGGGCGGACCAACTGGCCCCTGTAGTGTCGCCCTCCCTGGTCCCCCACCTTCTCTCTTCCCCCTTCGCAGAGGCATTTAG